The DNA region ttatttgatttattCATGGTTGAATTTCCCCATCATTGAATGCATTGGATAACCTTTACTTGGAAGTTGTAGGACCAGAATTAGATTTGAGAGCAAAAGTTTATTTGTAAGGAAAATTTGTTTTCTCTTAAAGTTACTACTTCCACTCTATATGAGTTGTGCATctttttaagttataattttttaGATTATTTGTGTCAATACTCATGCACGATCTAAATTATATGCCCACTGTTCCTTTGCCTAGCCAATTCATTGGTTGACCATCTTTTTCATGTTATATTGGGTTTTTCTACGCTCTTTCTTGATTTTCAGCTGATTGTCATATGCTTATAAATTTCACTTTGTATTTGTAGTATGAAAAAATAACTCATATTGACCTAAAGGTTCCGCCAAGGCCTCCTGGCTATGCGTTTGTAGAGGTGAGTCTGCATCTAGATAGTTTGATATGAATTTCTGTCTATTTCTTTATATTTTGGTTTATCCTAATTGAGGGCACTGTATTGTAGTTTGAAGACACTCAAGATGATGATGCAATTTGTGGGCGCGATGGTTATGATTTTGATGGTCACCATTTACGGGTTGGTTATATCTTACAATTACAATTTTTATTATTCTAACAACTGCAATTACTCCTACCAAAAGTTGGGGAGAAAACAAGATAGCTTCAATGAATTGCTGATATTGTTTAAATTTGTATCTCTACAGGTGGAGCTTGCTCATGGTGGATTAGTTCAATAATATAGTTCTCACCattgggtttttttttatttgctgAACTTCTgaacttctttctctctctttgtgAAACTGCAGAGACACTACAACAAGTTTTTGAAGAAGAAACCTCCCTGGGCTTCGCTTGAGgaaaaaattgaagaagaaaaaatggagCAGAAGCTAGAGCTTTTCTTGCAAACAAGCTGTAAAAGCAAAAGCGGTAGAGCAAAAAGCCATTGAGAATGTTGTCTCACATGAAAAAGGTAGAAGtctcagtttaagattcaaatGATACTGACAGTTGAGGAGTTTGCATCTAACTGGAAAAATCAAGGAATCTGAAGATTTGTTTGAGACGACATAGGCAGCTTCCATGGTTCAAGTGGAAAATCAACACAAGGAAGAAATAAAGGCTGCAAAATACTTGGCTTTGAGGAATGCATGCAGAGATAGCAGATTCTGAAAAGACCTGCAAATTACTTTTTTCGCTTTTACTTGCCGCAAGATGTTATGCTAAAAGTCAGTTTGATGAGTCAAAGACCTGCAAATTCATCCCAAGAAGATGTTATGCTAAAAGTCAGCTTGCCCAATACCAATACTTCTGAGTCACAAAagagatgattttttttataaggaaTAACCTTTTTAAGCTAACTTATTTAGCAGCCCACCTCTGGCACAGATTGTGATTAAATGAAATGTGTTCATGTTTTAGTTATTCTTcttcaaggttttttttttgaaagtattcTTCTTCAAGGTAAATactttattatatattaaaataaaatcacaaaGATTGTTAATTTCAAATCttgaaactaaaaataaaaaataactaaatcAGGATACATACTTGATGGATCAGATGTGGTAGTGTGTCCTTGGATAGGAAGAAtacttcaaaattaaaattgtggcaCCAGTTGGTAGTTTGATTTCTGTTGATGAGAGAACTAGAAACTTTTCAAGTTGGATTTTGCAAGACTGCAAATTAGGACCTCATCTCTACAACCAGTGTCAAATTTTCGTTTGATCAAGATCAATGGTTGTATTTTTATCAATGCTTCAAGTGATATCATTAATCATATACGCAAGCAGTGCAAGCAAATTTCTTCTATGTAAGGGAAACCATTCATCTTAAATGCCCCACCTAACACACATGGTTAAATAAGCAAGAAACAATCTTCGAATTAAACTTCTGTCCACTTTCATCCCTACTTGTGGTTCTTCATTTTCAGCTACAACCATGCATCTCATTTAGACTAAGTTCGATGATAATAAAACTacaaaggaaaataaaagaacTGATGTGGTGTTTGATAGGATATTCAATATTGTAGACCTTTTAAAGAGCAAGAATCAATTTATATGCATGTAGTATTACGCTGTGGTAAAGTCAATTATTAACTTTTTCAAACTCAGAACAGAGCTCACACCCCTAGTGGCTTTCTTGAGCCATTCATTTTCAGCCGCATCATGCATCCAAATATGGTCGCATAATGTCTTACGGGGATAAAATTTCACATTGGGCTTTAAAGAGCAAGTCATAAGtgggacttactcacacttgaaaattccgaacaatctccccctcaactgTGAATCTCTCAATCACATCACCCATTGGTCAAACAACCGTCTACTCTGATACCAGAGTTGGGCCAAAGAAAGACCCAAACAAAGGAGATGGTTTGAAACTCCACATTGAGCTTTAAAGAGCAAATTATAAGTGGaccagacaccacatctttcacccaaaaccttaaggctaTGGGTGTATGGGTCCTCACACTTATAAACCACTCGAACTTATCCTTAgcttccaatgtgagacttactcacacttgaaaatTCCAAACACCTACATCAATTGGTGTCCTCCACCATcatcaattaatgaaagaagaaaaatccATCTAACCCCAACAATTGAGCTTGCATTATTTAGAGAATATTGCGATACTCTCCTGAATTAGACCAACAACGCCACCATCTAGAAGTATTATTATTGAGCCGGGCAAGAGCACATAGTCATGGTTTGTAAAACCTTTGCATTCTTCATAATATATGCAGCAAACCGGAAATCATCTTCAAGGTTTAAAATAGAACCAATAAAACATGTTTTGAGATGTGATGAAACACATTCTGGAACGGATTCTAAATATTCCTGTGAGATGTGCGACAAGGTTAATCCAGAATAGTACATATAGGAATAGAAACAGTACATATCATTAGAGTTCATGGTTTAACTCCCTAAGAAGTGAAATCCCATGATTCAGGTGACTTAGTCCTCACTCcataaaaagagaaaatcatcGTGCGCTAAGGTTAATCCAGAATAGTACACATACGAATAGAAACAGTACATATAATTAGAGTTCATGGTTTAAGATGTCCCTAAGAAGTGAAATATCATGATTCAGGAGACTTAATCCTCACTCTTGAGGATCATCTTCAATCGTGACAATAGCTGCCCTCCGGCCAATTTGGTGGCTTACATTTAGGCACTCTTTTTCACCAATCTTCATTGCTGCCAAATCTTGAGGGAACATACAATCCATACCAGCAGTGACCTGTGGGAAATAAAATCATATTATATATGTAATAATTAAATGTAATAATTGACAATTTTAAAACAACAAGTACTTACATCCAAAACTGTTGATCCGAGATTCAATTTTACATCTCCGTTTTCACGCAACTGCAGCTTACCCATTTTTCCACTTGGTAAATCATTCAAATCCACTGCTTCAATCTTGGAGAGATACCCTCTTTTCTCTTTCCCTTTCAGATTTTCCTTCTTAATTGGTAGAGATGAAGGAAACTTAAATAAAAGCAGCTTAGGTTCCTCACTGCTCTCCTGTTAAAATTTTTAGGTGTTATATATAACAGCATAATAATTAAGAACATATATTTAGAAGACATTCaacaataaaaatagaaaaaagaagGCATTCAGGAAACTAAGTACCGTTAACCCGAGTCGGGTTGCAGGTagcacttcttcttcatcttcaatctTCCAATCTTCCTCGTCTGACCACGCTGGGTATATCTCTGGGTATATCTCCTCGCCTAACTTTAAACCTTTCACCATGTATAATAAAGGGTGAGTTTAATTAATTACTACACCGCATAAAAGCTTTACACaatcatttaattaaaatttatcaaTTCACCATGTCatgattaaaatttaatttaaaaatttttaTTACGAAATCTAGAAAGACTTAATTTTGATGTATGTGGAAAAAATTACGTCGTCCgtacataaaaattaaactaaaataaaacatGAAAAGTATTATCATCATTAAGCTTAtgattttcaataaaaaaacaccGATCtctagaaatttaaaaatgtgttttttaCACCTACATCCAATTATTGGTCACTGCattataaaataagtttttaatttagttaaaataaataataaatataactaCTTTTGAATATATGTTGTGTTTACACTAACCTTGCATTAGAGttaaacaaatatatatatatatatatatatatataattgaaaaaacATTTCTTCTTGCTAAAAAAGTATCTCAATTTATATGCATCAGTGtatttgaaaaatatatttatataaattatcCAAAATAAATAATCACTATTACTTTAACACCGTCAACTAGTTGAGGAGTGACCCacttttcctcttgtaaaaaaaaaagttgaggaGTTACGTGTTCAAGAAATATATTATTGAAACAGGTATACAACCCAATTTTGCCCATATATATACTCATCACAATCAAAATGCTCACGTGgtatttccataaaaaaaatgaaaaattaccTGCTAGAGGATCGACGAGGAGGTCGTCAACAGATTCAGTTGATTCCTCGTCGTCATAAGATTCAGTTGATTCCTCGTCAGTTTGAATTTGTTCCTGCAATATAGATTCAGTTTGAGTTTGTTCCTGCAATATAGATAATAAACAGCAAATTAAATAATTGTCACTTTAGCCATAAGGGAAAGAAAAAGCAAAAGCAGCGTCATTACTATATGtattttctttatcattttattttcatatattttctcatttatttattttttcttttcctattacATTGTCTGCCATGCATCCTCtcaattttctcttttaatttccGTTCTTATCTTTCTTTGATAAGTGTAAGAGGAAGAATATGAACAAAACATTTTGTAAGTTCAATACCGTGTTAAATTCCAATTAATATTGGGAACTTCACAAATGACAAAGGATCAAACGTAATTACACCGTaataacaagaagaagaagccatgCAAGAATTCTGTAAATGCTAATTAAGTCATGACTAAgagattaattaaaataaaagtggctaatttaaaaatatcaCCAAAGAAGAAATAAGAAGAGGTTACAGTGGGAGTGGGAGTAGGAGCAGCAGCACTCGAAGTCGAACCAAGCTTCCTTTTAGGTAAAGTTGGCTTGAATTTGTGCTGCAGAAATTAAGTCACACATTAACGCAAAAAACCACGTTTCAGTGTAAAGTGAAATGAATCATGCAATATAATGACACATTTTTTTATTGGATGAAAAGAAATGAAAGGAAATAGCACAGACCTTCCTTTCCATGGTGGTTGCTCTGGCTCTTGAAGGCAAAGAAACTcttgagaaagagagagagggacTCGGAGAAATTTGCTCTGGCTCTTGCTTTGTTTGTTACCACCGATAAAAGAGGTTTCGTCCGATGCAAATTAATTAAAGATGTTATTTCGTCTGTGATATGTCTCAATGTCCTAGGCTCCTAGCTGAAAGTACTCGAACGACTAGGAGGAACAGTGACATTTAATACAGGTTCAGTAAAGACACTGGAGTATATTAACAGATGAAGCGGGCCAAGGTTCAAAGGTCAAATCAAATCTCTCTGTCTCGCATGTTGAAAGAGGCACAATACAGAAGTTAATTGTATTTTGTACTCACTTTTAGCCAATGTCAAATCAGAACATAACTACGTACGTCAGAAGGGTACGTAACAAGCGTTAACTGCAAATCTGATCCAGTCGTTGGAAAGGTCAAGGCTTCATCAAGGCCTCGATTCACAAGCCTCAACCAAAATATATATCTTCAAGTGGACTTAGTCGCTTTATGACTTTAAGAAGTGAAGGTTAGACATAAGTTATTAGTTctaattagaaaataaatagTGTTGGATATTACAAAAGATAAAATGTTATGAGTTACTAGGATTAtatctatttaatattttacttaagtagtTATATAGTGGTTATAGGTTACTCTATTATAAATACATATTCATTTCATGTAATAGGTGTGATAAATAGTAGAATTAtcattttttctatattttattttccaataaAGCCATCAGAGCTTAGGTGCTGAGAGGGAAGAGCAACACTAAGTGAGTGAAGAGAAATACTTGGTGGGTTGAGAGATGGCAAGGAATGGCTTGAGTATATTCCAATTCTCCCGCTTATCAAATGGAATTATGACAGTTGGACAGTTGGTACGGTTACATAAACGCGTTGTTATGTTCTCAAGATGTTTGGGAGGTGGTGGGGAAATGTTATACGCAACGCAACCTGAAAATGATGTTATTTTGTCACcgaatgagaatgagaatttgttgaagatgaagaagaaggatcaACAAGCACTTACTTTCATCCACCAAGGTTTAGATGAAAATATGCATGTTTCAGATGGTGTCCAATGCATCAACCTCCAAAGACATGAGAGATTTTAAAGGTCTCACTTTAAGTTGTCGTCGACAAAGTGGGGAAAGTGCGTCTACCCGCAGTTGTTACTACTCCTCCCGAAATCGTCAAGTAGGAAACAACTCATGAGACACTAAAGCCCTTTTCCATTGACGTAGTCAACGGCCGCACCGGGGGACTATATTCTAGGAATGGACTAGCTAGTAGTAGCCTTGCCCAGGGGATAAAACGTTCGCGACGACTAGTCACATTCCTCGTAAAGGACTAGTAACACCCTTTCATGGAATCACGGTCCTAGGAATGAACTCACTGTTAAGTTCAAATGTTCAGTCATATCGTTCACCATGTTTTGTACGATAACAATTTTAAGGGCATAGGTGGTGTACTAAAACTTTCATTTTTCAGAAATACTTGTATCTATCGTCTACGCCTACGAAGTGTCGTTGAAGTCTAAACGATCTACATAAACGATTGATCAAGATCGTCTAACAAAATAAGACCGTCTGAAGAACGAGTGCCGATTGTGAAACACATAAAGGTCTTAGACAAATTTGGAGAAGAAGTTTCAAGTGAAGAAGAGCACGTGATTTGACAAAGCTCAAAGTACAACGTTGTCACAACAGAAGCTCTCATATTTGCTCCTCAAGGGATAGAAGTCAAGACCAAAGCTACCTACCAAGTGACATGCTACTCCCTCAAATCCacaatataagcaaaaaaaattggtgttttGGAGGTCCACTATGTAAGAAATAAGCATTATTTTTAGAGTGTGTTAAATATCTATTTCGAATTTTACCTAAATTGCTTCATATTCGTTCATGTCATCACCAAAATTGCTTCATATTTGTTCATGTCATCACCAAAATATTAAATAGCAACAATCTTattcatttttcaaaaataaaaaaaacagtcTTATTCATTACTTTTCTTGGGCTAACCTTTTCGGCTTTCCTAAAAACAAAATCTGGCAAACCACTGAACCGTGGGACTGGGCTAGATGGACTACATTTTCTAAAAAACAAAAgtttacaaaataattttttttcccggTACCTATTTGGCCTTATGGTCCGTACGAACATAGGTGAACTTAGGTTTCATATAGTGTCCGGGTTGAGATCACAAAAGCCAGATGAGAGGCGGACGGTGGTAGTCAACGACAAACCGTAGGTGAACGGTATTAGCTggatgaaaagagaaaaaaaaaccttatttaGGTAACAAAACCACCGATGATGTGGTAGAAAAACCAAACCATATGGTAGAAACCCATCGATCGTGGGGAAAGGAACCTCCTCAGCGGATGTGGTGGCTCAAAATAATGAGAAGAAGTGCCCTAACATAGTAGATAAGAGGACCCCGAAAAAGGTTGTTtgaagggttttttttttgacaaaggTTGTTTTAGAGCtttaatgaaattaaactaAAGCAATTTTTTGGGTCAAAGACTATGGGATAAAAGCATATTAAAATGCACCCAAAAAAAACATTCTTAACACTACGTACTATTTTCTTTTGTCCAAGTTCAAACATCCTTCATTAAAGGGACTCAACCCAAAGAAAGAGAGATAGCCCAGCAGCTAATAAAACAGTGGTCGTAAAAAGAGAACGCACAAAGACAAGGccttattgacaaaaaaaaatgacaagGCCTTACAACCCAAAACACAGTCACACGCAGATCATATTATGTGCTTTCTCAACCCCCTGCTATTCTGCACAAAAAATATTATCGGCTGATGGATTTCACAACaataatattgttttttttggtGCTAAGGAAATataagaaacaacaaaacaaacaaacaaaaacaaactagCTAATTCCTCTATTAGAGGCTAAAAGGGAGAGCACCGCCGGGGGAGGGGTATCAATGCAGGTAAAGGAGCACTGGGAGCCATGAGCCAGCTTAGCTAGCTTGTCCGCCACCTAATTGTAGTTGCGGGGGACCAAAAGCAGGGAGACCTCCCAGTCCAGGCGAAGGAGCTGCAAGGTTGCAGCTAATGACAAAGGAGTAAATAGGAAGCGCACCAAGACCTCGATTCTGAATAGTAGTGACAGCTTTACCACAATCCGACTCACAGAGGACCTTGTGGAACCCTCTATGCCAGCAAAGAGAAAGACCATGGTTAATAGCCGTGAGTTCCGCGAAGAGAGGATCGTCAATGCCATCCTTGGACATGAAACCAACCAGCCACGCACCGGATGGATCCCTAACGACACCACCGGCAGAGCACAAGGAGGAGGCCGGAAGGAAACTACCATCAATGTTGAGCTTAATCCACGACGCTGGAGGAGGAAGCCAAGAAGAGGGGATGCCAGTATGTTGCAAAACCGCAGAAGTGGTTTGGAGGACCTGTAAATCTAGGAGAGAACCGGAAATAGCACGTTGAACCTGATGCAAGTTCCAAGCAGGTTGCTGGTCGAAAGCTCTGTGATTACGCCAGCGCCAAATCCACCAAACATGGGAGAGGAACGCCGCGCTGCGAGTGTGGGTTATCACAAAACGCAGCCAATCAACATGAGGCCAGAGGAAGAAATTCTGGGAGAGGGGACAACAATAATATTGTAGATATTAATAAGTAATAACCCATACATGTTTGTAGTACAATAGCTTTTTAAAGGATTTAATACTTTTAATTTTCACCACATTCGAGTTAAAATCATGAGAGCAAttcattaagaaaaaaaaaggatttatttttcttatacaGAAGAGCAAACGTCACtgggtaaatggtcactttagtccttgaaagtGTCCACCGACTTCACATTCGTCCCTGAATAAATTTTATTCATCTCGCGGTCCTTGAATGTGACAAACGTCATTCATATTAGTCCTTctgttaaaaaaatttaatagatGTTATCTATTTCCTTTTTTTAagctgaaaaattattaaatcaaattaaaataacaaatttACTAAAAGTTCAACTAAATAAGACACAAAAAATCCTAACCACCAACCATCACcattgttcttcatcttcttcatcatcttcaccaatcCTTCCATCACAACCCAATCCCCCACTGCAAAGTCCATCCCCCACCCCCTTCAAAACCTATTTCTTTCTACCCTAATGAGATTTCGAAACCCACAGACCTGAGTATAGATTTCCAAACCCATTGAAAAGCTTCAATCTTTTcctcttttggtttgaagtttCAATCAAACCTTTTTCCTCACCACTACAGAACCTAGGTCAGAGTgtgtgaagatgatgatggctCGATCTGGGTCAAGGGGGATGGAGGCATGGTCAAATCACCTGAAACTGAACTTCCTCTCAAAGCTTTT from Lotus japonicus ecotype B-129 chromosome 2, LjGifu_v1.2 includes:
- the LOC130737225 gene encoding uncharacterized protein LOC130737225; this translates as MERKHKFKPTLPKRKLGSTSSAAAPTPTPTEQTQTESILQEQIQTDEESTESYDDEESTESVDDLLVDPLAGLKLGEEIYPEIYPAWSDEEDWKIEDEEEVLPATRLGLTESSEEPKLLLFKFPSSLPIKKENLKGKEKRGYLSKIEAVDLNDLPSGKMGKLQLRENGDVKLNLGSTVLDVTAGMDCMFPQDLAAMKIGEKECLNVSHQIGRRAAIVTIEDDPQE